A single genomic interval of Deltaproteobacteria bacterium HGW-Deltaproteobacteria-4 harbors:
- a CDS encoding AcrB/AcrD/AcrF family protein: MILSDLSIKRPIFAAVMMLVLVTLGLFSYRQLSVEMFPNVEIPVVSIVTKFPGAAPETVEREVSKRIEEAVNQIAGVKHVLSYSREGVSTVVVEFRLEEKLGEVTQEARAKIASIRGELPEAVEEPIIQKLDFNAMPVAALAVQSETLSPRELTTLVEKKIKRRFESVAGVGKVDMIGGAKREVTIELDPIRLDSLGLGVNEVVAGLQSENTNTPLGRLTQPGGEYPLRIDGKPGSAGGYQQMVVVERGGRGIPLSEIATVTDGVEEKRRLALVNGAPAIGLDIYKQSGANQVELVDNVKKIMTRMQSELPPGVTLTLVRDGSIMTRESLADVKETLLIGGLLTVIIVFCFINSWRSTVITGITLPISVISSFIIMNALGMTLNVMTLMALSLAIGLLIDDAIVVRENIVRHLEKGKNHLEAARFGTNEIGLAVFATTMSIIAVFIPVAYMRGIVGRFFFEFGMTVAFAVLVSLFVSFTLDPMLSSRWHDPSIHNHGRRKGIAKLLERFNDWFEVSADKYRAAISWALGHRKSIVAMAIAAFVSGILIFGTLESSFMAQYDKGEFQVAFKTAPDAGMAETEDRLDAVLAALQPLAEIDHTYATIGAGDSGTVRDGLLYVKLKERKERQRDQFVIQQEVRQRLQQIAGITFSIEEVGQIGGAQKPLNVNLKGDDLVILKELGAKLKEELYQVPGIVDLAVTLEHDIPEYRLQIDRERALSAGVTSAEVVAALSRLVGGEAVTTFEDEDGDAVDLRVRLPAGLRENPEQILNLRLAVSDASGGRKLVPLAAFASYSVAATPSEINRRDLSRQVTVSANLDNLPIGTAVKHVEAASAQIAMPPGYTINLSGEAEDMAESFGYMGESLLLAIIFVYLILAAQFESFFEPFAIMLSLPLAIVGMAGMLKLTGDTINIMSLIGLIMLMGLVTKNAILLVDYAKILQQRDGLARREAVVEAGRTRLRPIIMTTLAMIFGMLPLFLAIGSGAEMRAPLARAVVGGLITSTVLTLIVVPVVYTLVDDFALWLKRKWSGAKAH, translated from the coding sequence ATGATCCTCTCCGACCTCTCGATTAAACGCCCGATCTTTGCTGCGGTGATGATGCTCGTTCTCGTCACCCTAGGTCTCTTCTCCTACCGCCAGCTCTCGGTGGAGATGTTCCCCAACGTCGAAATCCCGGTCGTCTCCATTGTCACCAAATTCCCCGGCGCCGCCCCCGAGACGGTCGAGCGCGAAGTCTCCAAACGCATTGAAGAGGCGGTCAACCAGATTGCCGGAGTCAAGCACGTCCTTTCCTATTCGCGGGAAGGGGTCTCCACCGTCGTTGTCGAATTCCGTCTGGAGGAGAAGCTCGGCGAGGTGACTCAGGAAGCACGCGCCAAGATCGCCTCGATCCGCGGCGAACTCCCGGAGGCCGTCGAAGAACCGATTATCCAGAAACTCGATTTCAACGCCATGCCGGTGGCGGCCCTGGCGGTGCAGTCCGAAACGTTGTCGCCGCGCGAATTGACGACCCTGGTCGAGAAGAAGATCAAGCGACGCTTCGAAAGTGTCGCCGGGGTCGGCAAGGTCGATATGATCGGCGGGGCGAAGCGGGAAGTGACGATCGAACTCGATCCAATCCGTCTCGACAGCCTCGGCCTTGGCGTCAACGAGGTGGTCGCGGGGTTGCAGAGCGAGAATACCAATACCCCCCTCGGCCGTCTGACCCAGCCGGGGGGAGAATACCCCCTGCGTATCGACGGCAAACCCGGCAGCGCCGGGGGATATCAGCAAATGGTTGTGGTGGAGCGGGGCGGCCGTGGCATCCCCCTGAGCGAGATAGCCACTGTCACCGACGGGGTCGAAGAGAAGCGACGCCTCGCTCTCGTCAATGGCGCCCCCGCCATCGGGCTTGATATCTACAAGCAGTCCGGCGCCAACCAGGTGGAGCTGGTCGACAACGTCAAGAAGATTATGACCCGGATGCAGAGCGAACTCCCCCCCGGCGTCACCCTGACCCTGGTGCGGGACGGCTCGATCATGACCCGCGAATCCCTCGCCGACGTCAAGGAGACCCTCCTTATCGGCGGTCTCCTCACGGTGATTATCGTCTTCTGTTTCATCAACTCCTGGCGCTCGACGGTGATCACCGGCATCACCTTGCCGATTTCGGTCATCTCCTCCTTTATCATCATGAATGCCCTGGGAATGACCCTCAACGTCATGACCCTGATGGCCCTTTCCCTCGCCATCGGTCTTTTGATCGATGATGCCATTGTCGTGCGTGAGAATATCGTCCGCCATTTGGAGAAGGGGAAGAATCACCTCGAAGCGGCGCGTTTCGGCACCAACGAGATCGGTCTGGCGGTCTTTGCCACGACCATGTCGATCATTGCCGTCTTTATTCCGGTCGCTTACATGCGCGGGATCGTCGGTCGTTTCTTCTTTGAATTCGGCATGACCGTCGCCTTTGCCGTCCTCGTCTCCCTCTTTGTCTCCTTCACCCTCGACCCGATGCTCTCCTCGCGCTGGCACGATCCATCAATCCATAATCATGGCCGGCGCAAGGGGATCGCCAAACTCCTGGAGCGTTTCAACGACTGGTTCGAAGTCAGCGCCGACAAGTACCGCGCCGCGATCAGCTGGGCGCTCGGCCACCGCAAAAGCATCGTTGCCATGGCCATCGCCGCCTTTGTCAGCGGCATCCTGATCTTCGGCACCCTCGAATCGTCCTTTATGGCCCAGTACGATAAAGGGGAGTTTCAGGTCGCTTTCAAGACCGCCCCCGACGCCGGCATGGCCGAGACGGAAGATCGCCTTGATGCCGTGCTCGCGGCGCTGCAGCCCCTGGCGGAGATCGATCATACCTATGCCACCATCGGCGCCGGTGACAGCGGTACGGTGCGCGACGGTCTCCTTTACGTCAAACTCAAAGAGCGGAAGGAGCGGCAACGCGATCAGTTTGTTATCCAGCAGGAGGTGCGGCAGCGCCTGCAACAGATTGCCGGCATCACCTTCTCCATCGAGGAGGTCGGTCAGATCGGCGGGGCGCAAAAGCCTCTCAACGTCAACCTCAAGGGGGATGATCTGGTCATCCTCAAGGAACTCGGCGCCAAGCTCAAGGAGGAGTTGTACCAGGTGCCGGGGATCGTCGATCTCGCCGTGACTCTGGAGCACGACATCCCCGAATACCGCCTGCAGATTGACCGCGAGCGCGCCCTCTCAGCCGGCGTCACCTCGGCGGAGGTGGTGGCGGCGCTGTCACGTCTGGTCGGCGGCGAGGCGGTGACGACTTTCGAGGATGAAGACGGTGATGCCGTCGACCTGCGCGTGCGCCTGCCGGCCGGTCTGCGCGAGAATCCCGAGCAGATCCTCAATCTCAGGCTTGCGGTCAGTGACGCTAGCGGCGGCAGGAAGCTCGTCCCGCTGGCGGCCTTTGCCAGCTACAGCGTCGCCGCCACCCCTTCGGAGATCAACCGCCGCGACCTGTCCCGGCAGGTGACAGTCTCCGCCAACCTCGATAATCTCCCCATCGGCACGGCGGTCAAGCATGTTGAAGCGGCGTCAGCGCAGATTGCCATGCCCCCCGGCTACACCATCAACCTTTCCGGCGAAGCCGAGGACATGGCCGAATCCTTCGGCTACATGGGGGAATCTCTCCTCCTCGCCATTATCTTTGTCTACCTGATTCTCGCCGCCCAGTTTGAATCGTTTTTTGAACCCTTCGCCATCATGCTCTCCCTGCCTCTCGCCATCGTCGGCATGGCGGGGATGCTCAAACTTACCGGCGACACCATTAACATCATGTCCCTGATCGGCTTGATCATGCTCATGGGGCTGGTGACCAAGAATGCCATCCTCCTCGTCGATTACGCCAAGATCCTGCAGCAGCGCGACGGTCTGGCGCGCCGCGAGGCGGTGGTCGAAGCGGGGCGGACGCGTCTGCGGCCGATCATCATGACTACTCTGGCGATGATCTTTGGCATGCTCCCCCTCTTCCTCGCCATCGGTTCCGGCGCCGAGATGCGCGCGCCGCTCGCCCGCGCCGTGGTCGGCGGACTCATCACCTCGACGGTGCTGACCCTCATCGTCGTGCCGGTCGTTTACACCCTGGTCGATGACTTTGCGCTGTGGCTGAAGCGGAAGTGGAGCGGCGCCAAGGCGCATTAA